One genomic window of Candidatus Nitrospira inopinata includes the following:
- a CDS encoding DUF4136 domain-containing protein, protein MHLQNVFTATLVLCLSLVLGCATMQPARFVVHIDSLAQTDATAKKRYVLLPGGKGVEAGDLQFQEFATYIEKVLAEKGFVKASAFQDADVAIFLSYAIGDPQTYQYSYSLPIWGQTGVSSAHTYGTVSSYGGMATYSGTTTYTPEYGITGYTTHIATNTVFTRFLFLDAYDVATYLKEKKMNQVWKTNVVSTGSSGDLRLVVPYMVAAMKPYLGTNTGRKIEVEMPADDPFVQFLRGSQPPAIK, encoded by the coding sequence ATGCATTTACAAAATGTTTTTACCGCAACATTGGTTCTGTGTCTCAGCTTGGTTTTAGGCTGCGCCACCATGCAGCCCGCGCGGTTTGTTGTACATATTGATTCGCTTGCGCAGACTGACGCAACCGCGAAAAAACGTTACGTGCTCCTGCCTGGCGGAAAAGGAGTGGAAGCTGGCGACCTTCAGTTTCAAGAATTCGCCACATACATAGAAAAGGTTCTTGCTGAAAAAGGGTTCGTGAAGGCCAGTGCATTCCAAGACGCCGATGTGGCAATTTTTCTCTCTTACGCAATAGGCGATCCACAAACCTATCAGTATTCCTATTCGCTACCGATTTGGGGACAAACAGGCGTCTCCTCGGCGCACACCTACGGAACAGTGTCCTCATACGGAGGCATGGCGACTTACTCTGGAACAACTACATATACACCCGAATACGGCATAACAGGTTACACAACCCACATCGCCACAAATACTGTCTTCACGAGATTTCTGTTTCTTGATGCCTATGACGTCGCAACCTATCTCAAAGAAAAGAAGATGAACCAAGTATGGAAAACAAATGTTGTGAGCACCGGCTCCAGTGGAGACCTCCGGTTGGTTGTTCCTTATATGGTTGCTGCAATGAAGCCGTATTTGGGCACAAACACAGGTCGCAAAATTGAAGTGGAGATGCCTGCAGATGATCCGTTTGTTCAGTTTCTGCGTGGTAGCCAACCTCCGGCAATTAAATAA
- a CDS encoding efflux RND transporter permease subunit, which translates to MIERVIRWSMEQRWLVLLGALALSVGGLISFARLPIDAFPEITPVQVQVITRAPSLAPTEIERLVTFPLEIELTNLPGKTDLRSVSRYGLSVVTVVFDDAVDVYFARQLVLERLIQARSRLPQGIEPMLGPISTGLSEVFMYLVEGPGRSLQELRTLHDWVIRPLLRSVPGLADVDTLGGLAKQYEVLVDPGRLTSLGLTLRQVQTAVTENNRNADGGYIERGGDKLVVYGQGLARSVEDLERIVVAARGGTPIYLKDVATVRQGHAVRLGGVTRDGKGEAMEGIAVMLRGGNSREVVSAVKEQVALINRLLPEGVAIVPFYDRLELVARALETVERALVEGAVVVVLVLYGFLRNLRGAFVVSLMLPLATLATFLIMRQIGLSANLMSLGGLAVSLGMIVDAAIVQVENVERHLSESSVGRSAPLGPAEKLSVALRAVLEVRRPSLFGELIIALTFVPLMTLEGIEGKMFHPLAQTVVIALLSSLALSVTVIPALSAGLLKPRSPRKDRYFSMEGRRLYRALLEAALRRTSVVVIGAVGILTAGAALVPFIGREFVPIMDEGSIVVNVMRLPSISLTESLTITGEIERLLLTIPDVRSVVSRTGANELGTDPMGMELSDLYVLLKPESERQAQNKGEIEEQVRQLVAQVPGIAFGLSQPIAMRVDELVSGVRSQVAVKLFGNDLETLRAKGDDIARALRDVRGLSDLRVEQVWGLYYLMLDIDRAKVARYGINVADITEVIKAAGPGIGSGEVFEGQWRFPIVVKFPDDRRNDVEAIAALWVTAPDGSRIPLRELADIRIVEGPAQISREQASRRLVIEANVIGRDLVGAVQEAQRVVANQVALPPGCYVTWGGQFENQRRAMARLALVVPLVIGLIALLLYLTFGSFRQAALILLAIPFAMVGGLAALKLRGLYLSVPASVGFIALFGVAVLNGTVKISFINQLRQQGMPLDEAVVTGMVLRLRPVLMTACVAAMGLTPLLLASGPGSEIQRPLATVVIGGLISSTLLTLIVLPVLYRWLERHAEAKGP; encoded by the coding sequence ATGATCGAGCGAGTCATCCGCTGGTCCATGGAGCAACGGTGGCTGGTCCTGCTCGGCGCCCTGGCCCTGAGCGTGGGAGGTCTCATCTCGTTTGCTCGGCTGCCGATCGATGCGTTTCCGGAAATCACGCCGGTGCAGGTGCAGGTCATCACGCGGGCCCCCTCGTTGGCGCCGACGGAAATCGAGAGGCTCGTCACCTTTCCGCTGGAAATTGAGTTGACCAATCTGCCCGGGAAAACCGATCTGCGCTCGGTATCCCGCTATGGGCTGTCGGTCGTTACGGTCGTGTTCGATGACGCGGTCGATGTGTATTTCGCGCGGCAACTCGTGCTGGAGCGGTTGATACAGGCGCGGTCCCGGCTGCCCCAAGGCATCGAGCCCATGTTGGGGCCGATCAGCACGGGCTTAAGCGAAGTGTTCATGTATCTGGTGGAAGGACCTGGTCGAAGCCTTCAAGAACTGCGGACGCTTCACGACTGGGTCATTCGACCGTTGTTGCGCAGTGTGCCGGGGCTGGCTGATGTCGATACCTTGGGGGGGCTCGCCAAACAGTATGAGGTGCTCGTGGACCCGGGCCGTTTGACCAGCCTGGGGCTCACCCTTCGCCAGGTTCAAACGGCGGTGACGGAGAACAACCGGAACGCGGACGGGGGCTACATCGAACGGGGCGGCGACAAGCTGGTGGTCTATGGCCAGGGACTGGCCCGTTCCGTGGAAGATTTGGAACGGATCGTCGTGGCGGCTCGTGGAGGCACGCCGATCTATCTCAAGGATGTGGCGACGGTCCGCCAGGGTCATGCGGTCCGATTGGGCGGGGTGACCCGTGACGGCAAGGGAGAGGCCATGGAAGGCATCGCCGTCATGTTGCGGGGCGGAAACTCAAGAGAAGTGGTCTCCGCCGTCAAGGAGCAGGTGGCTCTGATCAATCGACTGTTGCCGGAGGGGGTCGCGATCGTTCCCTTCTATGATCGGCTCGAACTGGTGGCGCGGGCCCTTGAGACCGTGGAGCGGGCGTTGGTGGAGGGGGCGGTGGTCGTGGTCCTCGTCCTCTATGGATTCTTAAGGAACCTGCGCGGTGCCTTTGTCGTGTCCCTGATGTTGCCGCTCGCGACGCTCGCCACGTTTCTGATCATGCGGCAGATCGGCCTCTCGGCCAATCTGATGTCGCTCGGCGGCCTGGCCGTCTCGCTGGGCATGATCGTCGATGCGGCGATCGTGCAGGTGGAAAACGTCGAACGTCACTTGAGCGAATCATCCGTCGGTCGATCCGCGCCGCTTGGTCCTGCCGAGAAGCTCTCGGTGGCGCTGCGCGCCGTCTTGGAAGTCAGGAGACCGAGCCTGTTCGGCGAATTGATTATCGCGTTGACCTTTGTGCCGCTCATGACCCTGGAAGGGATCGAGGGGAAGATGTTTCACCCCCTGGCCCAGACGGTGGTGATCGCGCTGTTGAGCTCGCTGGCTCTGTCGGTGACCGTGATTCCCGCGCTCTCCGCCGGACTCCTGAAACCCCGTTCGCCGCGAAAGGATCGGTACTTCTCGATGGAAGGGAGACGGCTGTACCGGGCCCTTTTGGAAGCGGCTTTGCGGAGGACATCGGTCGTCGTGATCGGCGCGGTCGGTATCTTGACGGCGGGGGCGGCTCTGGTGCCGTTCATCGGGCGCGAGTTTGTGCCGATCATGGACGAAGGATCGATCGTGGTGAACGTGATGCGGCTCCCGAGCATCAGCTTGACCGAGTCGCTTACGATCACCGGCGAGATTGAACGGCTGCTCTTGACCATCCCCGACGTGCGTTCGGTCGTCTCCAGGACCGGCGCGAACGAACTGGGGACCGATCCGATGGGGATGGAGCTGAGCGACCTCTATGTGTTGCTCAAGCCCGAATCCGAACGGCAGGCACAAAATAAGGGCGAGATCGAAGAGCAGGTGCGGCAACTGGTGGCGCAGGTGCCCGGTATCGCCTTCGGGCTGTCCCAGCCGATCGCGATGCGGGTGGACGAACTGGTGTCAGGCGTGCGGTCTCAGGTGGCGGTCAAACTGTTCGGGAATGACCTTGAGACGTTGCGAGCCAAGGGCGACGACATCGCCCGTGCCTTGCGGGACGTGCGGGGGCTCTCCGACCTGCGCGTCGAGCAGGTTTGGGGTTTGTATTATCTGATGCTCGACATCGACCGAGCCAAGGTCGCGCGGTACGGGATCAATGTGGCGGACATCACCGAAGTGATCAAGGCTGCCGGGCCTGGCATCGGATCGGGAGAGGTCTTCGAAGGACAGTGGCGATTCCCGATCGTCGTCAAGTTCCCGGATGACCGGCGGAATGATGTCGAAGCGATCGCCGCTCTATGGGTGACGGCGCCGGACGGATCGCGCATTCCCTTGCGGGAGTTGGCCGACATCAGGATTGTGGAAGGGCCCGCCCAAATCAGCCGGGAGCAGGCCAGCCGCCGGCTGGTCATCGAGGCCAACGTGATCGGGCGCGATCTGGTTGGTGCCGTGCAAGAAGCGCAAAGGGTCGTCGCCAACCAGGTGGCACTTCCGCCGGGCTGTTACGTCACGTGGGGCGGGCAGTTTGAGAATCAGCGACGGGCGATGGCCCGTCTGGCCCTGGTCGTGCCCCTGGTCATTGGGCTGATTGCGTTGCTGCTCTATCTGACGTTCGGCTCATTCAGGCAGGCTGCGCTGATCCTCTTGGCGATTCCGTTTGCGATGGTCGGGGGACTTGCGGCCTTGAAACTGAGGGGACTGTATCTGTCGGTTCCGGCGTCCGTGGGATTCATCGCCCTGTTCGGTGTCGCCGTCCTGAACGGCACGGTGAAGATCTCGTTCATCAATCAGTTGCGGCAACAGGGCATGCCGCTGGATGAAGCGGTCGTGACCGGCATGGTGCTGCGCCTGCGTCCGGTCCTGATGACCGCCTGTGTGGCCGCGATGGGACTCACGCCATTATTGCTTGCGAGCGGCCCCGGTTCGGAAATCCAACGGCCGCTCGCGACGGTGGTGATCGGGGGGCTCATCTCGTCCACCCTGTTAACGTTAATTGTACTGCCGGTGCTGTATCGGTGGCTTGAACGGCATGCCGAGGCGAAGGGACCGTGA
- a CDS encoding efflux RND transporter periplasmic adaptor subunit translates to MTVIVAALAVVSPACQPKQEEAEPKKSPRVEAESSQPGLLELSEKSQALAQIQTDQAAVRPLRLALKAQGGKILPNENRLAHLGVRVPGRILAVYANLGDRVKADDPLLKLDSPAVGEALLEYRKRRTAALVAEKALERARLLFTEGAIGAAEYQRREAELDNAKADLDEAEEKLHLLGMTEREIERLTAKELPHAEVAQVFLRAPFAGDIIERNATVGEVVDVNQTLFTVADLSTVWVRADFPEQQAGLLRTGLEAEVRVSAYPDIVFRGAVTYVGAVIDPATRTIMVRAELPNSDRRLRPHMFVDATLLVPEQPALTIPRKAVQQVGERTVVFLPRGPSQFEVRDVRLGAISEPYVEVKAGLAAGDKVVTEGSYMLKSEILRDQMPTGGPL, encoded by the coding sequence ATGACGGTGATCGTCGCGGCGCTGGCGGTGGTCTCTCCCGCTTGTCAGCCCAAGCAAGAGGAGGCCGAGCCGAAGAAAAGCCCCCGCGTGGAAGCCGAAAGCAGTCAGCCCGGCCTCCTTGAATTGTCCGAGAAGAGCCAGGCGCTGGCTCAGATTCAAACAGATCAGGCGGCGGTCCGTCCGCTCCGCCTTGCCCTGAAGGCGCAAGGGGGGAAGATTTTGCCGAACGAAAATCGTTTGGCGCATTTGGGTGTGCGCGTGCCGGGGCGGATTTTAGCGGTGTATGCCAATCTTGGCGATCGCGTCAAGGCGGACGATCCACTCCTCAAGCTGGACAGCCCCGCCGTCGGCGAAGCGTTGTTGGAATATCGAAAAAGAAGAACAGCCGCCCTCGTGGCTGAAAAGGCCCTGGAACGGGCTCGCCTCTTGTTTACCGAGGGGGCGATCGGGGCCGCCGAATATCAGCGGCGCGAGGCGGAGCTCGATAATGCCAAGGCCGATCTGGACGAGGCCGAGGAAAAGCTTCATTTGTTGGGCATGACGGAGCGCGAGATCGAGCGGTTGACCGCCAAGGAGTTGCCCCACGCGGAGGTCGCGCAGGTGTTTTTACGGGCCCCCTTCGCCGGCGACATCATCGAACGCAATGCCACGGTCGGGGAAGTCGTGGACGTCAATCAAACGCTCTTCACCGTGGCCGATCTTTCAACTGTGTGGGTGCGAGCGGACTTTCCCGAGCAACAGGCCGGCCTGTTGCGAACGGGATTGGAAGCCGAGGTTCGTGTCTCCGCCTACCCTGACATAGTGTTTCGCGGCGCCGTGACCTATGTCGGCGCCGTGATCGATCCCGCCACCCGAACCATCATGGTGCGGGCGGAGCTTCCCAACTCCGATCGGCGATTGCGTCCCCACATGTTCGTCGATGCCACGTTGCTGGTGCCGGAGCAGCCGGCACTGACAATTCCGCGCAAGGCTGTGCAGCAGGTCGGCGAGCGAACGGTGGTCTTTCTTCCTCGTGGACCGAGCCAATTTGAGGTGCGAGACGTTCGGCTCGGCGCGATCTCCGAGCCGTATGTGGAAGTGAAGGCAGGATTGGCGGCCGGCGACAAGGTCGTGACCGAAGGGAGTTATATGTTGAAATCCGAAATCCTCCGCGACCAGATGCCGACCGGAGGCCCCCTATGA
- a CDS encoding heavy metal translocating P-type ATPase — MAIDPICGMTIDPARAAGRYDYKGTTYYFCSGSCLERFRADPEAALKRKPLILMTAPAAPSQVQAQAPSPAAPSARKPLPMMQAPKGEPPKGEVDPVCGMTVQPDHAAGSHVYQGKTYYFCATSCLAKFRDDPAYYLTPPDQRAPRIVAPPPGGTVEYICPMDPEVLETKPGACPICGMALEPKIVSAEETGNPELDDMSRRLWRCLVPTMVVMALAMADMIPGMPLQQAVGNTVLQWAQLVLATPVVLWGGAPFFQRGWASIVNRSPNMFTLIALGTGAAYGYSAVATLAPTLLPASFHRPDGTVPVYFEASAVITVLVLLGQVLELRARAQTGSAIRALLKLAPATARLVRDDGHEEDVPIDRVRVGDRLRVRPGDRVPVDGVVLEGMTAIDESMITGEPIPVAKEAGSPVTAGTINGSGSVLMRAERVGRETLLARIVQVVGEAQRSRAPIQRIADRVAAYFVPLVVGVALLTAIAWALWGPGPKLAHALVNAVAVLIIACPCALGLATPMSIMVATGRGAMAGVLVKKAEALETLGRVDTVVFDKTGTLTQGKPALTAIHLVEPWSEQELLRLAASLEQGSEHPLAEAMVAGAKSRGIRLTTGTQFRSLTGKGVSGIVEGKRVAVGTLSFLREVVEEESNELERLDAEAEKLRQDGHTVVFVAVDGKPAGLLGVSDPIKPSTAEAVAMLKAEGLKLIMLTGDHRQTAESVGRKLGLDQVIAGVLPDQKGAVVAKLKAEGRVVAMAGDGVNDAPALALADVGIAMGTGAGIAIESAGMTLIKGDLRALVRAMRLSKATMRNIRQNLFFAFAYNMVGVPVAAGVLYPFVGLLLSPMFASAAMTFSSVSVITNALRLRRVEL; from the coding sequence ATGGCGATTGACCCCATTTGCGGCATGACCATCGATCCCGCTCGCGCGGCGGGGCGGTATGACTACAAGGGCACGACCTATTACTTTTGTTCGGGGTCCTGCCTTGAACGGTTTCGCGCCGATCCCGAGGCGGCCCTGAAGCGAAAGCCGCTGATCCTGATGACAGCTCCCGCCGCTCCATCTCAAGTTCAAGCTCAAGCTCCGTCTCCGGCCGCTCCTTCTGCCAGAAAGCCGCTTCCGATGATGCAGGCGCCGAAGGGGGAGCCGCCAAAGGGCGAAGTCGATCCGGTCTGCGGCATGACGGTTCAACCGGATCACGCCGCCGGCTCGCATGTCTATCAAGGAAAAACCTACTATTTCTGCGCCACGAGCTGTTTGGCGAAATTTCGAGACGATCCCGCCTATTACCTGACTCCGCCTGACCAGCGGGCTCCCCGCATCGTCGCGCCGCCGCCCGGCGGAACCGTGGAATATATCTGTCCGATGGACCCGGAGGTGCTGGAGACCAAACCGGGAGCTTGTCCGATTTGCGGGATGGCATTGGAGCCCAAGATCGTCTCGGCCGAGGAGACCGGCAATCCTGAACTGGATGACATGAGCCGGCGGCTGTGGCGCTGCCTGGTTCCCACGATGGTGGTCATGGCGCTGGCGATGGCCGACATGATTCCCGGCATGCCGTTACAGCAGGCGGTGGGCAACACGGTTCTCCAGTGGGCGCAGCTCGTTTTGGCGACGCCGGTCGTGCTCTGGGGGGGAGCCCCGTTCTTCCAGCGGGGCTGGGCCTCGATCGTGAATCGTTCGCCCAATATGTTTACCTTGATCGCACTTGGGACTGGCGCAGCGTACGGCTACAGTGCCGTGGCCACCCTGGCGCCCACGCTGTTACCTGCTTCATTCCACCGACCTGACGGCACCGTGCCGGTTTATTTCGAGGCGAGTGCGGTCATCACGGTGCTGGTGTTGCTGGGCCAGGTGTTGGAACTGCGCGCGCGCGCGCAAACCGGGTCCGCCATCAGGGCGCTGTTGAAGCTGGCGCCCGCCACCGCGCGGCTCGTGCGGGACGATGGTCATGAGGAAGACGTGCCGATCGATCGAGTCCGAGTCGGCGATCGGCTGCGGGTCCGTCCGGGTGATCGCGTGCCGGTTGATGGAGTCGTGCTGGAGGGCATGACCGCGATCGATGAGTCGATGATCACCGGTGAACCGATACCCGTCGCCAAGGAAGCAGGCAGTCCGGTGACGGCAGGAACGATCAACGGAAGTGGCAGTGTGCTGATGCGCGCCGAGCGGGTAGGGCGCGAGACCTTGCTCGCCAGGATCGTGCAAGTTGTCGGCGAGGCGCAGCGAAGCCGAGCCCCGATTCAACGAATCGCGGATCGCGTGGCGGCCTATTTCGTTCCGCTGGTGGTCGGGGTCGCTCTCTTGACGGCCATTGCCTGGGCCCTGTGGGGGCCGGGACCCAAGCTGGCGCATGCGCTGGTCAATGCCGTCGCGGTATTGATCATCGCCTGTCCCTGCGCCTTGGGCTTGGCGACACCGATGTCGATCATGGTCGCGACCGGCCGTGGCGCGATGGCCGGCGTGCTCGTCAAAAAGGCCGAGGCGCTTGAGACCTTGGGCCGGGTCGATACGGTCGTCTTCGACAAGACCGGTACGTTGACTCAAGGGAAGCCGGCACTCACGGCGATTCACCTGGTCGAACCCTGGTCCGAGCAGGAGTTGCTGCGTCTGGCAGCAAGTCTTGAGCAGGGCAGCGAACATCCGCTGGCCGAGGCGATGGTGGCTGGTGCAAAAAGCCGGGGCATTCGATTGACGACGGGCACGCAGTTCCGGTCGCTGACCGGCAAGGGGGTGTCCGGCATCGTCGAGGGTAAAAGGGTGGCGGTCGGAACGTTGTCGTTCCTTCGCGAAGTGGTCGAAGAGGAGTCGAACGAGCTGGAGCGACTTGACGCCGAGGCGGAGAAGCTGAGGCAGGACGGGCACACGGTCGTCTTTGTGGCCGTCGATGGCAAACCGGCGGGATTGCTCGGTGTGTCAGATCCGATCAAGCCTTCGACGGCGGAGGCGGTCGCCATGCTGAAGGCGGAGGGGCTCAAGCTGATCATGTTGACGGGTGACCATCGGCAGACCGCCGAGTCGGTCGGCAGGAAACTTGGCTTGGACCAAGTCATCGCCGGCGTGCTGCCCGATCAAAAAGGAGCGGTGGTGGCCAAGCTCAAGGCGGAGGGACGCGTCGTGGCGATGGCCGGCGACGGCGTCAACGATGCGCCGGCGCTGGCCCTGGCCGACGTGGGCATCGCGATGGGGACCGGGGCGGGAATCGCTATTGAAAGCGCCGGAATGACCTTGATCAAAGGCGATCTCCGCGCCCTCGTGCGGGCCATGCGCTTGAGCAAGGCGACGATGCGGAACATCAGGCAGAATCTCTTCTTCGCCTTCGCCTACAACATGGTGGGGGTGCCGGTGGCGGCGGGCGTCCTCTATCCGTTCGTGGGGTTGCTGCTCAGTCCCATGTTCGCGAGCGCCGCCATGACGTTCAGCTCGGTCTCTGTCATCACGAACGCGCTGCGGTTGCGAAGGGTGGAGCTGTGA
- a CDS encoding DsbA family protein, with translation MASNGSMWKVAMGVAVLAVVVGTSLGAGAAVPDIKGKYELLKDESSTHQRGKVKIVEFADFYCPHCHHFEETAIPMLRREFGDKIEITMVGFPVIHGKLPTAFDMYEQAKMMGKGDEMKAVLFRTIHKDKMTGILDRSIRELLIREVGLDVAAFEAGLASGKPAQAFEEGRRWGERIQVSSTPSILIDGNIKVDGVNMTPENVVTIIRSILENDAKR, from the coding sequence ATGGCTTCGAACGGATCGATGTGGAAAGTAGCGATGGGGGTTGCCGTCCTGGCAGTTGTTGTTGGTACGTCGCTCGGCGCGGGCGCGGCGGTTCCCGATATCAAGGGGAAGTACGAACTCTTGAAAGACGAATCCTCCACCCACCAGCGGGGAAAGGTCAAAATCGTCGAGTTCGCCGATTTCTACTGTCCCCATTGCCACCATTTCGAAGAGACTGCGATTCCGATGTTGCGCCGTGAGTTCGGCGACAAGATCGAGATCACGATGGTCGGCTTCCCCGTCATCCATGGGAAATTGCCGACCGCCTTCGACATGTACGAGCAGGCCAAGATGATGGGCAAGGGCGATGAAATGAAGGCGGTCCTGTTCCGGACCATACACAAAGACAAAATGACCGGCATCCTGGACCGGTCGATTCGTGAACTGTTGATCCGCGAAGTGGGATTGGATGTCGCGGCATTCGAAGCGGGCTTGGCCAGCGGCAAGCCGGCGCAAGCATTCGAAGAAGGACGGCGCTGGGGCGAGCGCATCCAGGTCTCATCCACCCCTTCGATTCTGATCGACGGCAATATCAAGGTCGATGGCGTCAACATGACGCCGGAGAACGTGGTCACCATCATTCGGAGCATCTTGGAGAATGATGCGAAACGGTGA
- a CDS encoding Slp family lipoprotein: protein MNGRWRGSLLCLVLVFSGCASTGEYTAPASSLIPFVEVGRAPDTFKGQTATFGGKVLAAKRLTEGTRIEILQLPLDSSLRPTHDLSKSQGRFLAIKKEFLDPATIPAGTFVTVTGEVTGAVTMPLDETEYRYLTLAIATLQVWPAEEDRPARLRPYPYYIMPGPYWGPYWHPYWWGPWPYW from the coding sequence ATGAATGGACGCTGGCGAGGAAGTCTTCTGTGTCTCGTCCTGGTCTTCTCCGGTTGCGCCTCGACCGGCGAGTACACGGCACCGGCTTCGTCGCTGATTCCCTTCGTGGAAGTCGGCCGTGCTCCCGACACGTTCAAGGGACAGACCGCGACCTTCGGCGGCAAGGTCTTGGCGGCGAAACGATTGACGGAGGGAACCCGCATCGAGATCCTCCAACTGCCCCTGGACTCGTCGCTCAGGCCGACGCATGATTTAAGCAAATCGCAAGGCCGTTTTCTCGCGATCAAAAAAGAATTTCTCGACCCCGCCACCATTCCCGCTGGCACCTTTGTCACCGTCACCGGAGAGGTGACGGGAGCCGTCACGATGCCGCTGGATGAAACCGAGTATCGCTACCTCACCCTGGCCATTGCCACCTTGCAGGTCTGGCCCGCCGAGGAGGATCGCCCGGCTCGTCTGCGCCCCTATCCCTATTACATCATGCCCGGCCCCTATTGGGGCCCCTACTGGCATCCCTATTGGTGGGGCCCGTGGCCGTACTGGTAA
- a CDS encoding small metal-binding protein SmbP: protein MGKVRMFLVTVAISGLLVGSLAGHSLAGEGGHVKETIKHAKEGISHVKEAIQHLEEAVKNSVESHAKEALEHAKESLKHAEESLAHAEQAHQHKAKGKAK from the coding sequence ATGGGCAAAGTCAGAATGTTCTTGGTCACAGTCGCGATCAGCGGGCTTCTTGTGGGAAGTCTTGCCGGCCACTCCCTCGCCGGCGAAGGCGGTCACGTCAAAGAGACCATCAAGCATGCGAAAGAGGGAATTTCGCATGTCAAAGAGGCTATCCAGCATCTGGAAGAAGCGGTGAAGAACAGTGTTGAGTCCCACGCCAAAGAGGCCCTTGAGCATGCCAAGGAATCGCTGAAGCACGCCGAGGAATCGTTGGCGCACGCCGAGCAGGCCCATCAGCACAAGGCGAAGGGCAAAGCCAAGTAA
- a CDS encoding heavy-metal-associated domain-containing protein: MKRIVTAIIATGVLLGVLELAQAAEQRITLMLGGSYCDLYLGEVESAVKKVSGVKAVDFKSMKGHAVVTVEGDKTTSKQLVEAVNNVKGDGWHCHAKVMK; the protein is encoded by the coding sequence ATGAAGCGGATCGTGACCGCGATCATTGCGACGGGCGTCTTGCTCGGTGTTCTCGAACTTGCCCAGGCGGCGGAGCAGAGGATTACATTGATGCTCGGGGGGAGTTATTGCGATTTGTATTTGGGCGAAGTCGAATCGGCGGTGAAAAAGGTGTCCGGCGTCAAGGCGGTCGACTTCAAGAGCATGAAAGGTCATGCGGTCGTGACGGTTGAGGGAGACAAGACGACGTCGAAACAGCTTGTGGAGGCGGTCAATAACGTCAAAGGCGACGGCTGGCATTGCCATGCCAAAGTGATGAAGTAG
- a CDS encoding helix-turn-helix domain-containing protein, with the protein MEPVLLRVQEAARLLNVSKWTIYRWIDEGRLRATKIGGSSLRVFRASVDDLIGKAKITDGDGIERNGPITERKSRSQGNRRNTRSSR; encoded by the coding sequence GTGGAACCGGTGTTGCTCAGAGTTCAGGAGGCGGCCAGATTGCTCAATGTCAGCAAGTGGACGATCTATCGATGGATAGACGAAGGCCGATTGCGTGCGACGAAGATAGGAGGGAGTAGCCTCAGGGTTTTTCGGGCTTCAGTGGATGATCTGATTGGAAAAGCCAAGATAACCGATGGCGACGGAATCGAGCGAAACGGGCCGATAACGGAAAGAAAGAGTCGTTCGCAAGGCAACAGACGGAATACGCGATCATCACGCTAG